Proteins encoded in a region of the Variovorax sp. PAMC 28711 genome:
- the rpsJ gene encoding 30S ribosomal protein S10 yields the protein MATKQKIRIRLKAFDYKLIDQSAAEIVDTAKRTGAIVKGPVPLPTRMKRFDILRSPHVNKTSRDQLEIRTHQRLMDIVDPTDKTVDALMKLDLPAGVDVEIKLQ from the coding sequence ATGGCAACGAAGCAAAAGATCCGCATCCGCCTGAAGGCCTTCGATTACAAGCTGATCGACCAGTCCGCCGCGGAAATCGTCGACACCGCCAAGCGCACCGGCGCGATCGTCAAGGGCCCCGTGCCCCTGCCGACCCGCATGAAGCGTTTCGACATCCTGCGTTCGCCGCACGTCAACAAGACGTCGCGCGACCAGCTCGAGATCCGCACGCACCAGCGCCTGATGGACATCGTCGACCCGACCGACAAGACGGTGGACGCGCTGATGAAGCTCGACCTGCCGGCTGGCGTCGACGTCGAAATCAAACTGCAGTAG
- the tuf gene encoding elongation factor Tu translates to MAKGKFTRTKPHVNVGTIGHVDHGKTTLTAAIATVLSAKFGGEAKAYDQIDAAPEEKARGITINTAHVEYETANRHYAHVDCPGHADYVKNMITGAAQMDGAILVCSAADGPMPQTREHILLARQVGVGYIIVFLNKCDMVDDAELLELVEMEVRELLDKYDFPGDDTPIIHGSAKLALEGDKGPLGEEAIMKLADALDTYIPQPERAIDGAFLMPVEDVFSISGRGTVVTGAVERGIIKVGEEIEIVGIAATQKTTCTGVEMFRKLLDQGQAGDNVGVLLRGTKREDVQRGQVLCKPGSIKPHTHFTAEVYVLSKDEGGRHTPFFNNYRPQFYFRTTDVTGAIELPEGKEMVMPGDNVSITVKLINPIAMEEGLRFAIREGGRTVGSGVVAKVLA, encoded by the coding sequence ATGGCAAAAGGCAAGTTCACCCGCACCAAGCCCCACGTCAACGTGGGCACCATCGGCCACGTCGACCACGGCAAGACCACGCTGACGGCTGCGATCGCAACCGTTCTGTCGGCCAAATTCGGCGGCGAAGCCAAGGCGTACGACCAGATCGACGCGGCACCTGAAGAAAAGGCCCGCGGCATCACCATCAACACCGCCCACGTCGAATACGAAACGGCCAACCGCCACTACGCCCACGTCGACTGCCCCGGCCACGCTGACTATGTGAAGAACATGATCACCGGCGCCGCGCAAATGGACGGCGCCATCCTGGTCTGCTCCGCCGCTGACGGCCCGATGCCCCAGACCCGCGAACACATCCTGCTGGCCCGCCAAGTCGGTGTCGGCTACATCATCGTGTTCCTGAACAAGTGCGACATGGTCGACGACGCCGAACTGCTCGAACTCGTCGAAATGGAAGTGCGCGAACTCCTGGACAAATACGACTTCCCGGGCGACGACACCCCCATCATCCACGGCTCGGCCAAGCTTGCCCTCGAAGGCGACAAGGGTCCCCTGGGTGAGGAAGCCATCATGAAGCTGGCCGACGCCCTCGACACCTACATTCCCCAGCCAGAACGCGCCATCGACGGTGCCTTCCTGATGCCTGTGGAAGACGTGTTCTCGATCTCCGGTCGCGGCACCGTGGTGACCGGCGCCGTCGAGCGCGGCATCATCAAGGTCGGCGAAGAAATCGAAATCGTCGGTATCGCTGCCACCCAGAAGACCACCTGCACCGGCGTGGAAATGTTCAGGAAGCTGCTCGACCAGGGCCAGGCCGGCGACAACGTCGGCGTGCTGCTGCGCGGCACCAAGCGTGAAGACGTCCAGCGCGGCCAGGTGCTGTGCAAGCCGGGTTCGATCAAGCCGCACACCCACTTCACCGCTGAAGTCTATGTGCTGAGCAAGGACGAAGGCGGCCGTCACACGCCGTTCTTCAACAACTACCGCCCGCAGTTCTACTTCCGCACGACGGACGTGACCGGTGCGATCGAGCTGCCTGAAGGCAAGGAAATGGTCATGCCCGGCGACAACGTCAGCATCACCGTCAAGCTGATCAACCCGATCGCCATGGAAGAAGGCCTGCGCTTCGCCATCCGCGAAGGCGGCCGCACTGTGGGCTCTGGCGTCGTGGCCAAGGTTCTCGCTTAA
- the fusA gene encoding elongation factor G, which yields MARNTPIERYRNIGISAHIDAGKTTTTERILFYTGVNHKIGEVHDGAATMDWMEQEQERGITITSAATTCFWKGMGGTFDEHRINIIDTPGHVDFTIEVERSMRVLDGAVMVYDAVGGVQPQSETVWRQANKYKVPRLAFVNKMDRTGADFLRVRQMMVDRLKANPVVIQIPIGAEERFQGIVDLVKMKAIYWDEDKGVTFTYKDIPADLADVCAEYREKLVEAAAESSEELMNKYLEGEALTEVEIKAGIRQRTIAGEIQPMLCGSAFKNKGVQAMLDAVVEYMPAPTDIPPVKGMNEDEEPVTRKADDSEKFSALAFKLMTDPFVGQLTFVRVYSGVLSKGDSVYNPVRGKKERIGRIVQMHANNRVEVSEIRAGDIAACIGLKEVTTGETLCDPTAILTLERMVFPESVISQAVEPKTKVDQEKMGIALQRLAQEDPSFRVKTDEESGQTIIAGMGELHLEIIVDRMKREFGVEANVGKPQVAYRETIRKTVEDAEGKFVRQSGGKGQYGHVVLKVEPQEPGKGFEFVDAIKGGVVPREYIPAVEKGVIEALGQGVLAGYPVVDVKVTLHFGSYHDVDSNEMAFKMAAIFGFKEGCRKASPVILEPMMAVEVETPEDYAGNVMGDLSSRRGMVQGMEDMMGGGKAIKAEVPLSEMFGYSTTLRSMSQGRATYTMEFKHYAEAPRNVAEAIVASRAK from the coding sequence ATGGCACGCAATACACCCATCGAGCGCTACCGCAACATCGGGATCTCGGCGCACATCGACGCTGGCAAAACCACGACGACCGAGCGCATCCTGTTCTACACCGGTGTGAACCACAAAATCGGCGAAGTGCACGACGGTGCCGCGACGATGGACTGGATGGAGCAGGAGCAGGAACGTGGCATCACGATCACTTCGGCTGCGACCACCTGTTTCTGGAAGGGCATGGGCGGCACGTTCGACGAACACCGCATCAACATCATCGACACCCCGGGCCACGTCGACTTCACGATTGAAGTCGAGCGCTCGATGCGCGTGCTCGACGGCGCCGTCATGGTGTACGACGCCGTCGGCGGCGTGCAGCCCCAATCGGAAACCGTTTGGCGTCAGGCCAACAAGTACAAGGTTCCGCGCCTCGCGTTCGTCAACAAGATGGACCGCACCGGCGCCGACTTCCTGCGCGTGCGCCAGATGATGGTCGACCGCCTGAAGGCGAACCCGGTCGTGATCCAGATCCCCATCGGGGCCGAAGAGCGCTTCCAGGGCATCGTCGACCTCGTCAAGATGAAGGCGATCTACTGGGACGAAGACAAGGGTGTCACCTTCACCTACAAGGACATCCCGGCGGATCTGGCCGATGTCTGTGCCGAATACCGCGAGAAGCTGGTCGAAGCCGCCGCGGAGTCCAGCGAAGAGCTGATGAACAAGTACCTCGAAGGCGAGGCGCTGACCGAAGTCGAAATCAAGGCCGGCATCCGCCAGCGCACCATCGCCGGCGAAATCCAGCCGATGCTGTGCGGTTCGGCTTTCAAGAACAAGGGCGTGCAGGCCATGCTCGACGCCGTCGTCGAATACATGCCCGCGCCGACCGACATTCCGCCGGTCAAGGGCATGAACGAAGACGAAGAGCCGGTCACCCGCAAGGCCGACGACAGCGAGAAATTCTCGGCGCTGGCGTTCAAGCTGATGACCGACCCGTTCGTGGGCCAGCTCACATTCGTGCGCGTCTATTCCGGCGTGCTTTCGAAGGGCGACAGCGTCTACAACCCGGTCCGTGGCAAGAAAGAGCGCATCGGCCGGATCGTGCAAATGCACGCCAACAACCGCGTCGAAGTCAGCGAAATTCGCGCGGGCGACATCGCTGCCTGCATCGGTTTGAAGGAAGTGACCACCGGCGAAACGCTGTGCGATCCGACCGCCATCCTGACGCTCGAGCGCATGGTGTTCCCGGAATCGGTGATTTCGCAGGCCGTCGAACCCAAGACCAAGGTCGACCAGGAAAAGATGGGCATCGCTCTGCAGCGTCTCGCGCAGGAAGATCCTTCGTTCCGCGTGAAGACCGACGAAGAATCGGGTCAGACCATCATCGCCGGCATGGGCGAGCTGCACCTCGAAATTATCGTGGACCGCATGAAGCGTGAGTTCGGCGTGGAAGCCAACGTCGGCAAGCCCCAAGTGGCCTACCGCGAAACCATCCGCAAGACCGTCGAAGATGCCGAAGGCAAGTTCGTGCGTCAGTCGGGCGGCAAGGGCCAGTACGGCCACGTCGTGCTCAAGGTCGAGCCGCAAGAGCCAGGCAAGGGCTTCGAGTTCGTCGACGCCATCAAGGGCGGCGTGGTGCCGCGCGAATACATTCCCGCGGTCGAAAAGGGCGTGATCGAAGCCCTGGGCCAAGGCGTGCTGGCCGGTTACCCGGTGGTCGACGTCAAAGTCACGCTGCACTTCGGTTCGTACCACGACGTGGACTCGAACGAAATGGCGTTCAAAATGGCCGCGATCTTCGGTTTCAAGGAAGGCTGCCGCAAGGCCAGCCCGGTCATTCTCGAGCCGATGATGGCGGTGGAAGTCGAGACGCCTGAAGACTACGCCGGCAACGTGATGGGCGACCTGTCGTCGCGTCGCGGCATGGTGCAGGGCATGGAAGACATGATGGGCGGCGGCAAGGCCATCAAGGCCGAAGTGCCGCTGTCGGAAATGTTCGGCTACTCGACCACGCTGCGCTCGATGTCGCAAGGCCGCGCCACCTACACGATGGAATTCAAGCACTACGCTGAAGCACCCCGCAACGTGGCCGAAGCGATCGTCGCTTCCCGCGCGAAGTAA
- the rpsG gene encoding 30S ribosomal protein S7, producing the protein MPRRREVPKREILPDPKFGNVELSKFMNVIMEGGKKAIAERIIYGALEQIEKKNPGKDPVEAFTMAINNVKPMVEVKSRRVGGANYQVPVEVRPVRRLALSMRWIKEAARKRGEKSMALRLANELMEATEGRGGAMKKRDEVHRMAEANKAFSHFRF; encoded by the coding sequence ATGCCACGTCGTCGCGAAGTCCCCAAACGTGAAATCCTGCCGGATCCGAAGTTCGGCAATGTCGAGCTGTCCAAATTCATGAACGTGATCATGGAAGGCGGCAAGAAAGCGATCGCCGAGCGCATCATTTACGGCGCACTTGAGCAGATCGAAAAGAAAAACCCGGGCAAGGATCCGGTGGAAGCCTTCACCATGGCCATCAACAATGTGAAGCCCATGGTCGAAGTAAAGTCGCGCCGGGTCGGTGGCGCGAACTACCAGGTGCCCGTCGAAGTGCGCCCGGTCCGTCGTCTGGCGCTGTCGATGCGCTGGATCAAGGAAGCCGCTCGCAAGCGCGGTGAAAAGTCGATGGCCCTGCGTCTGGCCAACGAACTCATGGAAGCCACGGAAGGCCGCGGCGGCGCCATGAAGAAGCGCGACGAAGTGCACCGCATGGCCGAAGCCAACAAGGCCTTCAGCCACTTCCGCTTCTAA
- the rpsL gene encoding 30S ribosomal protein S12, producing the protein MPTINQLVRQGRTVEKINSKSPAMQNSPQRRGVCTRVYTTTPKKPNSALRKVAKVRLTNGFEVISYIGGEGHNLQEHSVVLVRGGRVKDLPGVRYHIVRGSLDLQGVKDRKQSRSKYGAKKPKAK; encoded by the coding sequence ATGCCAACCATCAATCAACTGGTGCGTCAGGGTCGAACGGTCGAAAAGATCAATTCGAAAAGCCCTGCCATGCAGAACTCGCCGCAACGCCGCGGTGTCTGCACCCGCGTCTACACCACGACGCCCAAGAAGCCCAACTCGGCACTCCGCAAGGTGGCCAAGGTTCGTCTGACCAATGGCTTCGAAGTCATCTCGTACATCGGCGGCGAAGGCCACAACCTGCAGGAACACAGCGTGGTGCTGGTTCGCGGCGGTCGTGTCAAGGACTTGCCAGGCGTGCGGTACCACATCGTTCGCGGCTCGCTCGACCTGCAAGGCGTGAAAGACCGCAAGCAGTCGCGTTCCAAGTACGGCGCGAAGAAGCCAAAGGCCAAGTAA
- a CDS encoding D-alanyl-D-alanine carboxypeptidase family protein, whose translation MNRFSNALRALMLAAAASLSLIAAAQTVPAPPEVAARSYLLLDVTANQFLAQKDIDMPVEPASLTKLMSAYVVFDALRAKKITLAQTMPVSQRAWKMPGSRMFIDPKMQVPVEDLIKGLIVQSGNDATVALAEGVGGTVEHFVELMNDQAKALGMKNTTYKNPEGLTAPGHTTTARDLSILATKLIRDFPEEAKYYAIKKYRYAGTPSTNDTNRNMLLFRDPTVDGLKTGHTEAAGFCMIATAKRDFPNIPGGRRLLSIVLGASSEISRANESQKLLNWGYTAYDGVRLFDANQPVATPAIWKGKVNTVKLGRPEAIVVAVPAGSASKIKTQIARPDPLVAPLAKYQAVGSLKISLGDQQVADVPLVALEGVDQAGIMGRAWDAVRLWIK comes from the coding sequence ATGAATCGTTTTTCCAACGCGCTTCGCGCGCTGATGCTGGCCGCCGCCGCATCCCTCAGTTTGATCGCCGCCGCCCAGACGGTGCCGGCCCCGCCCGAAGTGGCCGCGCGCAGCTACCTGCTGCTCGACGTCACCGCCAACCAGTTTTTGGCGCAAAAAGACATCGACATGCCGGTCGAGCCGGCGTCGCTCACCAAGCTGATGTCGGCCTATGTGGTGTTCGACGCGCTGCGCGCCAAGAAGATCACGCTCGCGCAAACGATGCCTGTGTCGCAGCGCGCCTGGAAGATGCCCGGCTCGCGCATGTTCATCGACCCGAAGATGCAGGTGCCGGTCGAAGACCTGATCAAGGGCCTTATCGTCCAGTCGGGTAACGATGCGACGGTGGCGTTGGCTGAAGGTGTCGGCGGCACGGTCGAGCATTTCGTGGAACTCATGAACGACCAGGCCAAGGCGCTGGGCATGAAGAACACGACCTACAAGAACCCCGAAGGCCTGACCGCGCCGGGCCACACGACCACGGCCCGCGACCTGAGCATCCTGGCGACCAAGCTCATCCGCGATTTCCCGGAAGAGGCGAAGTACTACGCCATCAAGAAATACCGCTACGCCGGCACGCCTTCGACCAACGACACCAATCGCAACATGCTGCTGTTCCGCGACCCGACGGTGGACGGTCTCAAGACCGGGCACACCGAGGCCGCTGGCTTTTGCATGATCGCGACGGCCAAACGCGACTTCCCGAACATCCCCGGCGGCCGCCGCCTGCTGTCGATCGTGCTCGGCGCGTCGAGCGAAATTTCGCGTGCCAACGAATCGCAAAAACTGCTGAACTGGGGCTACACGGCCTATGACGGCGTGCGCCTTTTCGATGCCAACCAGCCCGTCGCGACCCCGGCGATCTGGAAGGGGAAGGTCAACACGGTCAAGCTGGGGCGGCCCGAGGCCATCGTGGTGGCGGTGCCGGCCGGCTCGGCCAGCAAGATCAAGACGCAGATTGCACGCCCTGACCCGCTCGTCGCGCCGCTCGCGAAATACCAGGCAGTCGGCTCGCTCAAGATATCCCTGGGCGATCAGCAAGTCGCGGACGTGCCGCTGGTGGCACTCGAAGGCGTTGATCAGGCCGGCATCATGGGCCGTGCCTGGGACGCTGTCCGGCTCTGGATCAAGTAG
- a CDS encoding alpha/beta hydrolase, which produces MNSQTEKLTLRGDAGVIEAQRDAGVAGIPSRGTVVIAHPHPLFGGTMDNKVVQTLARAFTASGWTAVRFNFRGVGASEGTHDEGQGETTDMRAVVQQVAPDGALAIAGFSFGAFVAINALQSLWGTREIVRIALVGASVARVVPPPLPEAAHEHTLVVHGEQDDTVALGAVMDWARPQSLPVTVVPGGGHFFHGQLPLLKQLVVRHLRPD; this is translated from the coding sequence GTGAATTCGCAAACCGAGAAGCTCACGCTGCGCGGCGATGCGGGCGTCATCGAGGCTCAGCGCGACGCCGGTGTTGCTGGCATCCCCTCACGCGGGACCGTGGTCATCGCGCATCCGCATCCTTTGTTCGGCGGCACGATGGACAACAAGGTTGTGCAGACGCTGGCGCGCGCCTTCACGGCCAGCGGCTGGACGGCCGTGCGCTTCAATTTCCGCGGCGTCGGCGCGAGCGAAGGCACGCACGACGAGGGCCAGGGCGAAACCACCGACATGCGGGCGGTGGTGCAACAGGTCGCGCCCGACGGCGCGCTCGCCATCGCCGGGTTTTCGTTCGGGGCCTTCGTCGCGATCAATGCCTTGCAGTCGCTCTGGGGCACGCGCGAGATCGTTCGGATCGCGCTGGTCGGCGCGAGCGTGGCGCGCGTGGTGCCGCCGCCGTTGCCGGAAGCTGCCCATGAACACACGCTGGTCGTGCATGGCGAGCAGGACGACACGGTCGCCCTCGGCGCCGTGATGGATTGGGCGCGCCCGCAGTCACTTCCTGTCACAGTCGTTCCGGGTGGCGGCCATTTCTTTCACGGACAATTGCCGCTGCTCAAGCAGCTTGTCGTTCGTCATCTCCGTCCCGATTAG
- a CDS encoding (2Fe-2S) ferredoxin domain-containing protein, which produces MSSTMPSYYGRHIFFCLNERKNGEDACAKHNAQEGFDRCKSKVKEAGLAGVGKVRVNKAGCLDRCAGGPVAVVYPEAVWYTFVDNDDIDEIVESHLKNGRVVERLVLPADVGR; this is translated from the coding sequence ATGTCTTCCACGATGCCCAGTTACTACGGTCGCCACATTTTTTTCTGCCTCAACGAACGCAAGAACGGCGAGGACGCCTGCGCGAAGCACAACGCCCAGGAAGGATTCGACCGCTGCAAGTCGAAGGTCAAGGAAGCGGGTCTGGCGGGCGTCGGCAAGGTGCGCGTCAACAAGGCGGGCTGCCTCGATCGTTGCGCCGGTGGCCCGGTCGCCGTGGTGTATCCGGAAGCCGTCTGGTACACCTTCGTGGACAACGACGACATCGACGAAATCGTCGAGTCGCACCTGAAGAACGGCCGGGTGGTCGAGCGTCTCGTCCTGCCGGCCGACGTCGGACGTTGA
- a CDS encoding VanZ family protein, with translation MAARHKTTALPLALAYAALIVYASLYPFSEWRDQGIAPWAYISAPWPKYWTGFDLGINVAGYVPLGFLAALTVLRTRPDAGVFQAVLRATLAGVAISFAMETLQSYLPVRIPSNVDLGLNSAGALVGAVLAAGLERFGAVAHWNRTRADWFVDDARGALVLLALWPMGLLFPAAVTFGLGQVFERLETAVSEWLLDTPFIDWLPVRQFELEPLVPGVEMLCVMLGALVPCLLGFFITRSVARRAVLLPVTLAIGVGATALSAALSYGPPHAWAWLSLPVQVGIAAAVVLGVSMLWAPRRLCAALLLVAVIVHLSLLNQAPESAYFAETLARWEQGRFIRFHGLAQWLGWLWPFATLGYVTLALSRRPSQI, from the coding sequence GTGGCGGCCCGGCACAAGACCACTGCGCTTCCGCTCGCCCTCGCCTACGCAGCGCTGATCGTCTACGCGAGCCTCTATCCGTTTTCCGAATGGCGCGACCAGGGCATCGCGCCGTGGGCGTATATCTCGGCGCCGTGGCCGAAATACTGGACCGGTTTCGATCTCGGCATCAACGTGGCGGGCTACGTGCCGCTCGGCTTTCTCGCCGCATTGACGGTGCTGCGCACGCGGCCCGATGCCGGCGTGTTCCAGGCCGTGTTGCGCGCGACACTGGCCGGCGTGGCGATTTCTTTCGCCATGGAAACGCTGCAAAGCTATTTGCCGGTGCGCATTCCGTCGAACGTCGATCTCGGCCTCAATTCGGCTGGCGCGCTGGTCGGCGCCGTGCTTGCGGCCGGCCTCGAGCGCTTCGGCGCGGTGGCGCACTGGAACCGGACGCGCGCCGACTGGTTCGTCGACGACGCGCGCGGCGCGCTGGTCTTGCTGGCGCTGTGGCCGATGGGCCTGCTGTTTCCCGCCGCGGTGACCTTCGGGCTCGGCCAGGTGTTCGAGCGGCTCGAGACCGCGGTCTCCGAATGGCTGCTCGACACACCCTTCATCGACTGGCTGCCGGTTCGCCAGTTCGAACTTGAACCGCTGGTGCCCGGCGTCGAAATGCTGTGCGTGATGCTCGGCGCACTGGTGCCGTGTCTGCTGGGTTTCTTCATCACCCGGTCGGTCGCGCGCCGGGCCGTCTTGCTGCCGGTGACGCTGGCGATCGGGGTCGGCGCGACGGCGCTGTCCGCGGCCTTGAGCTACGGGCCGCCGCATGCCTGGGCGTGGCTGAGCCTGCCGGTGCAGGTCGGCATCGCGGCCGCAGTGGTGCTGGGCGTGTCGATGCTGTGGGCACCACGCCGCCTGTGTGCCGCGCTGCTGCTGGTGGCGGTGATCGTGCACCTGAGCTTGCTGAACCAGGCGCCCGAGAGTGCCTACTTCGCGGAGACGCTGGCGCGCTGGGAGCAGGGGCGTTTCATCCGCTTTCACGGCCTCGCGCAGTGGCTGGGCTGGCTCTGGCCTTTTGCGACGCTGGGGTACGTGACGCTCGCGCTGTCGCGTCGCCCGTCGCAAATCTAG
- a CDS encoding CopD family protein yields MLWVKSLHIVFVASWFAGLFYLPRIFVNLAMVPPESVAERARLLLMGRKLLRFTTILAVPALVFGLWLWLGYGIGRGPGNGWMHAKLALVLVTLGYHHACGRLLRKLESGQSRYSHRWFRWFNEAPVLLLLAIVVLVVVKPF; encoded by the coding sequence ATGCTCTGGGTCAAGTCACTCCACATCGTGTTCGTCGCCAGCTGGTTCGCTGGTCTCTTCTATTTGCCGCGGATCTTCGTGAACTTGGCGATGGTGCCGCCGGAGTCGGTCGCCGAACGGGCGCGGCTGCTGTTGATGGGGCGCAAGTTGCTGCGCTTCACGACGATCCTCGCGGTGCCGGCGCTCGTCTTCGGTCTGTGGCTCTGGCTGGGTTACGGCATCGGACGCGGCCCGGGCAACGGCTGGATGCATGCCAAGCTGGCGCTGGTGCTGGTGACGCTGGGCTACCACCACGCTTGTGGCCGGCTGCTGCGCAAGCTCGAATCGGGTCAGTCGCGTTACAGCCACCGGTGGTTCCGATGGTTCAACGAGGCGCCGGTTCTCTTGCTGCTGGCCATCGTGGTCCTCGTCGTCGTCAAACCCTTCTGA
- the hemB gene encoding porphobilinogen synthase encodes MTTPASPLGAIAPFPAGRPRRLRRDAFSRNLVREHALTAHDLIYPVFVQEGNKRRDAVLSMPGVERLSLDLLLPVAEQCVALGIPVMALFPVIDAKLKTPNGDEAFNPDGLIPRVVSELKKHFPELGVMTDVALDPYTSHGQDGLLDDTGYILNDPTVEVLVKQALTQSRAGVDIVAPSDMMDGRIGAIRTALEARGDIHTRIMAYSAKYASAFYGPFRDAVGSAANLGKSNKKVYQMDPGNSDEALREVAIDIAEGADMVMVKPGMPYLDIVRRVKDQFHVPTFAYQVSGEYAMLKAAAQNGWLDHDAVMLESLLAFKRAGADGVLTYFALDAARLLQKR; translated from the coding sequence ATGACCACCCCTGCTTCCCCACTGGGCGCCATCGCGCCTTTCCCGGCCGGCCGACCGCGACGTTTGCGGCGCGACGCCTTTTCACGGAACTTGGTGCGTGAGCATGCACTCACTGCGCACGACCTCATCTACCCGGTATTCGTGCAGGAGGGCAACAAGCGACGGGACGCGGTCTTGTCGATGCCGGGCGTCGAGCGTTTGAGCCTCGACCTGCTGCTGCCCGTCGCCGAACAATGCGTTGCGCTCGGCATTCCGGTCATGGCGCTGTTTCCGGTGATCGACGCCAAGCTGAAGACGCCGAACGGCGACGAGGCTTTCAATCCGGATGGCCTCATCCCGCGCGTGGTCAGTGAACTTAAGAAGCACTTTCCCGAATTGGGCGTCATGACCGACGTGGCGCTCGACCCCTACACCAGCCACGGCCAGGACGGCCTGCTCGACGACACCGGCTACATCCTCAACGACCCGACCGTCGAAGTGCTGGTGAAGCAGGCGCTCACGCAGTCGCGCGCCGGCGTCGACATCGTGGCGCCGAGCGACATGATGGACGGCCGCATCGGCGCCATCCGCACCGCACTGGAAGCGCGCGGCGACATCCATACGCGAATCATGGCGTACAGCGCCAAGTACGCGAGCGCCTTCTACGGGCCGTTCCGCGACGCGGTCGGTTCTGCGGCCAACCTCGGCAAGAGCAACAAGAAGGTCTACCAGATGGACCCGGGCAACAGCGACGAAGCGTTGCGCGAAGTCGCCATCGACATCGCCGAAGGTGCCGACATGGTGATGGTCAAGCCCGGCATGCCCTACCTCGACATCGTGCGCCGCGTGAAGGACCAGTTCCACGTGCCGACCTTCGCCTACCAGGTCAGCGGCGAATACGCCATGCTGAAGGCTGCAGCACAAAACGGCTGGCTCGACCATGACGCGGTGATGCTCGAATCCCTGCTCGCGTTCAAACGTGCGGGCGCCGATGGTGTGCTCACCTACTTCGCGCTCGACGCGGCCCGCTTGCTCCAAAAACGATAG